In one window of Nodosilinea sp. PGN35 DNA:
- a CDS encoding chloride channel protein: MLLKRLEPLLSRKRVAIVEACVIGLVSGLAAVLLKQGVELLTLWRTSSTLPLWLVLPTLGLVGGWLSGVLVERLAPEASGSGIPQVKAALGFAKIPLNLRVALVKLGSTLLALGSGLSLGRQGPTVQIGAALAAQLSRWVPTSPDYRRQLISAGAAAGLAAGFNAPIAGVLFVVEELLQDFSDLTLGSAILASFIGAVVSRLLGGQGLNLTISARPISLSVHDLPFLIILGLLAGLLGALFRKGIFGSLAFFRQFKGLGLPGRIGLAGLITGLVGVFVPVAAIDNTGLQEFLVTGSAGWQLIAIAFVAKFLLTLLAYGSGAAGGIFAPSLVLGAALGCLVSFLAQGVYTGFGAWPLPTELASTTTYALTGMGAFFSAVTGVPITAIVIVFEMTANFNLVLPLMIGSGIAYLIADRANDGSIYNRLLALQGIHLEPVAQANNPWAHLRAADLMQRRVETLSSQMSLPEVVQAFSRSHHRGFPVLEAGRLVGIVTQSDLSESTSSGTQGLDHLTLADIMTPHPVTVAPDATLPRVLHLLNRLKLSRLPVTEGNKLVGIITRADIIRAESDQVSGELAELGPQAEPSYVVFQQQAPATGQGRLLVPLADPRTAPDLIKIAAAIAHGLHYELECVHVVSVSRSVAPAEAKVDLQKVEPLRQLALSYAENSGLSVHFQVRAAHEIGRTLLEVIKERHIDLVLMGWHHPNLTPGRVISGVVDTLIRQAPCQVVVVRPGRNLTFDRWLIPTAGGPNAQSAQALLPGLLTLGHAPEIQLCTICHPEKGECLTLQHISEMADGLEATLRRPVYTQVLTHPSVADAIVDMARLCHTDAILLGASRENLLSQVIKGNVPLEIAQDTDITVILLRQVDSSL, from the coding sequence ATGTTGCTAAAGCGCCTGGAACCCTTGCTGAGCCGCAAACGGGTAGCCATTGTCGAGGCGTGCGTGATTGGGCTGGTGTCAGGGCTGGCGGCGGTGCTGCTCAAGCAGGGGGTTGAGCTGCTGACTCTGTGGCGCACCTCGAGTACGCTGCCGCTGTGGCTGGTGCTGCCCACCCTTGGCCTGGTCGGGGGCTGGCTGTCGGGGGTGCTGGTCGAGCGCCTGGCCCCTGAGGCCTCGGGCAGCGGTATTCCCCAGGTTAAGGCGGCGCTGGGCTTCGCCAAGATTCCCCTAAATTTGAGGGTGGCTTTGGTCAAGTTGGGCAGTACCCTGCTGGCCCTGGGGTCGGGGCTTTCGTTGGGGCGGCAGGGGCCAACGGTGCAGATTGGGGCGGCCCTGGCGGCGCAGCTCAGCCGCTGGGTGCCCACCTCGCCCGACTACCGACGGCAGCTGATTTCCGCCGGGGCGGCGGCCGGTCTGGCGGCGGGGTTCAACGCCCCGATCGCCGGAGTGCTGTTTGTGGTCGAAGAACTGCTGCAAGATTTCTCTGACCTCACCCTGGGCAGCGCCATTCTGGCCTCGTTTATTGGGGCGGTGGTGTCGCGGCTGCTGGGGGGCCAGGGGCTCAACTTGACCATCAGCGCCCGACCCATCAGTCTATCGGTGCACGACCTGCCCTTTTTGATCATTTTGGGTCTGCTGGCGGGGCTGCTGGGGGCGCTGTTTCGCAAGGGTATTTTTGGCAGTCTGGCGTTTTTTCGCCAGTTTAAGGGGCTGGGGCTGCCGGGGCGGATTGGCCTGGCGGGGTTAATTACCGGCCTGGTGGGGGTGTTTGTGCCGGTGGCGGCGATCGACAACACCGGCCTGCAAGAGTTTTTGGTGACCGGGTCGGCGGGCTGGCAGCTGATTGCGATCGCCTTCGTGGCCAAGTTTCTGCTCACCCTGCTGGCCTACGGTTCGGGGGCCGCTGGCGGAATTTTTGCCCCCTCCCTGGTGCTGGGGGCGGCCCTGGGCTGCTTGGTGAGCTTTTTGGCCCAGGGGGTCTACACCGGCTTTGGGGCCTGGCCGCTGCCCACCGAACTGGCCAGCACCACCACCTACGCGCTGACCGGCATGGGCGCGTTTTTTAGCGCGGTGACGGGGGTACCCATTACGGCGATCGTGATCGTGTTTGAGATGACCGCCAACTTTAACCTGGTGCTGCCCCTGATGATCGGCTCGGGCATTGCCTACCTGATCGCCGATCGCGCTAACGATGGCTCGATCTACAACCGGCTGCTGGCCCTCCAGGGCATTCATCTGGAGCCGGTGGCCCAGGCCAACAACCCCTGGGCCCACCTCAGGGCCGCCGATCTGATGCAGCGCCGGGTCGAAACCCTCTCCAGCCAGATGAGTCTGCCGGAGGTGGTGCAGGCGTTTTCGCGATCGCACCACCGGGGCTTTCCGGTGCTCGAAGCCGGTCGCCTGGTGGGCATTGTCACCCAGAGCGACCTGAGCGAGTCTACCAGCTCGGGCACCCAGGGGCTAGACCACCTCACCCTGGCCGACATCATGACTCCGCACCCGGTTACCGTCGCCCCCGACGCCACCCTGCCCCGGGTGCTGCACCTGCTGAATCGGCTCAAGCTCAGCCGTCTGCCCGTCACCGAGGGCAACAAGCTGGTGGGCATCATCACCCGCGCCGACATTATTCGAGCCGAGTCTGACCAGGTGAGCGGCGAACTGGCCGAGCTGGGGCCCCAGGCGGAGCCCTCCTACGTGGTGTTTCAGCAGCAGGCCCCCGCCACCGGCCAGGGGCGGCTGCTGGTGCCCCTGGCCGACCCCCGCACCGCGCCCGATTTGATTAAGATAGCGGCGGCGATCGCCCACGGCCTGCACTACGAGCTGGAATGCGTCCACGTGGTGTCGGTTTCCCGCAGTGTTGCCCCCGCCGAGGCCAAGGTCGATTTGCAAAAGGTCGAGCCCCTGCGCCAGCTGGCCCTCTCCTACGCCGAGAACAGTGGGCTGTCGGTGCACTTTCAGGTGCGGGCCGCCCACGAAATTGGCCGCACCCTGCTGGAGGTGATCAAAGAGCGCCACATCGACCTGGTGCTGATGGGCTGGCACCACCCCAACCTCACCCCCGGTCGCGTGATCAGCGGCGTGGTCGATACCCTGATTCGCCAGGCCCCCTGCCAGGTAGTGGTGGTGCGCCCGGGCCGCAACCTCACCTTCGATCGCTGGCTCATCCCCACCGCAGGCGGCCCCAATGCCCAGAGCGCTCAAGCCCTCCTGCCGGGGCTGCTCACCCTGGGCCACGCCCCCGAAATTCAGCTCTGCACCATCTGTCACCCCGAAAAGGGCGAGTGCCTCACCCTCCAGCACATCTCTGAGATGGCCGACGGCCTAGAGGCCACCCTGCGGCGACCCGTCTATACCCAGGTGTTAACCCATCCTTCGGTTGCCGACGCGATTGTAGATATGGCCCGGCTGTGCCACACCGACGCGATCTTGCTGGGGGCTTCGAGGGAAAATTTGTTGAGCCAGGTAATCAAAGGCAATGTGCCCCTAGAAATTGCCCAGGACACTGATATCACCGTGATTTTACTGCGCCAGGTGGACAGTTCTTTGTGA
- a CDS encoding PTPA-CTERM sorting domain-containing protein has protein sequence MTFKPLLTGIAVTGLTLGSLSLASVPAHALSIGSQIDAIWFGDASTNNFDFATFFLNSGPEPGFTFVTGKGDIPTGLQFATIKDIPSFSAFVPIDNFIYFGDGVNYNFSLSAITPTISGNSLSIALRGIFADGTPGVGTLTTQLDGEPVRSWSATVTAVPTPALLPGLLGLGIAALRRKDGEPTEENA, from the coding sequence ATGACCTTCAAACCACTTCTCACTGGTATTGCAGTCACGGGTTTAACGCTAGGCAGTCTCAGCCTCGCCTCGGTACCCGCCCACGCCCTGAGCATTGGCAGCCAAATTGATGCCATCTGGTTTGGCGATGCCTCCACCAATAACTTTGACTTTGCCACCTTCTTTTTAAACAGTGGCCCTGAGCCGGGATTCACATTTGTCACCGGTAAAGGCGATATTCCCACCGGCTTGCAGTTTGCCACAATCAAGGATATTCCGTCCTTTTCTGCGTTTGTGCCCATCGATAATTTCATCTACTTTGGCGATGGCGTGAACTATAATTTCAGCCTGTCTGCCATCACTCCTACGATCTCGGGCAATAGTCTATCAATTGCTCTAAGGGGAATCTTTGCCGACGGTACCCCTGGAGTTGGGACTCTAACCACCCAGCTTGACGGCGAGCCGGTTCGCTCTTGGTCAGCTACAGTTACGGCTGTGCCAACCCCAGCGCTACTACCTGGCCTGCTCGGCTTGGGTATCGCAGCTCTGCGTCGTAAAGACGGCGAGCCGACCGAAGAGAACGCCTAG
- a CDS encoding PTPA-CTERM sorting domain-containing protein — translation MFPKPSSFGVGAVIAAAAIAASSAPAHAFGYFTPSGSNLDSDAIADIVAAPGELQTFNFGLDLSLLNPVSLPTALDLVVTWDTSELVLEAGDSSPNTAVAFPSPNTFIFTASNLTATNVPLGWLQFRVLNGLTNDGQADLKTSLALAQFSPLLANVIATQEIDVQPAAIPTPALLPGLIGLGVAALRRKDEASSEESA, via the coding sequence ATGTTTCCGAAACCCAGTTCTTTTGGCGTTGGTGCTGTAATTGCAGCTGCGGCGATCGCAGCTAGTTCTGCGCCTGCCCATGCCTTTGGTTACTTTACCCCTAGCGGCAGCAATCTGGACAGCGATGCCATTGCCGACATTGTTGCTGCCCCCGGTGAGTTGCAGACCTTCAACTTTGGTCTTGATCTGAGCTTGCTAAACCCCGTATCACTGCCCACAGCCCTGGATTTAGTGGTGACCTGGGACACCAGCGAGCTGGTGCTCGAGGCGGGAGATTCCTCGCCTAACACTGCGGTCGCCTTCCCCAGTCCCAACACCTTTATATTCACCGCATCCAATCTCACCGCAACCAATGTCCCCCTCGGGTGGCTCCAGTTTAGGGTGCTCAACGGCCTTACCAATGATGGTCAGGCCGATCTCAAAACCAGTTTGGCGCTGGCACAATTTTCGCCCCTGCTGGCCAATGTGATTGCAACACAGGAGATAGACGTACAGCCCGCAGCTATACCGACCCCTGCCCTGCTGCCCGGTCTCATTGGCCTAGGCGTAGCGGCCCTGCGCCGTAAAGACGAAGCCTCTAGCGAAGAGAGCGCTTAG
- a CDS encoding TolC family protein, which produces MGTVMTTVSQRLGLVGIALGLGVSAIAPSALANPLPLVDPSPEVQSPLESVPAEVEETAEVVLLTLTDLLNLTLEGNRELRNQALGRIVQRQQLAAAEQTFNPRLTPTLRVDAARSRLGNGGVEESTPGPLLLGGSDTDLDQQVRLDSTLTTRLGTSFELGLTPFEGGQSVQFRVSQPLLRGFGTAVNEAPLNQARLGETRNQLALRSTVIDTLTTAILSYNELINAQAQVEIQAQALERRQQQLDILQALVNAGRRAPIELFDPERSLADAQRSLVNAQNQLDQANSALLNLIGTDRSLRFVASVETIAELFAAAAAQIATYQPEELVALALAQRTDYRQAQLQRQQQELDLVVAQDNLRWQLNAVADGTLGDGSRSAVGLVASRTFGDPNPETSRLASEITLQQQDNTLAQLQDQIRNDAIAGLNAAQASLLQVEAAERATLNARRQLAADQEQFRLGRGNTTLFQLINQEEALVTAESNELAARIAFLDSVAQLEQTVGITLDRWMTVLEIDPELRE; this is translated from the coding sequence ATGGGAACTGTGATGACGACCGTCAGCCAGCGACTGGGTCTAGTGGGGATAGCTCTGGGGTTGGGCGTTAGCGCGATCGCCCCCTCTGCCCTGGCGAACCCGCTTCCCCTGGTCGATCCTTCCCCGGAGGTTCAGTCGCCGCTTGAATCTGTCCCTGCGGAAGTGGAGGAAACTGCCGAAGTGGTTCTCCTGACCCTCACCGACCTGCTCAACCTGACCCTGGAGGGCAACCGCGAGCTGCGCAACCAGGCCCTGGGGCGGATTGTGCAGCGGCAGCAGCTCGCCGCCGCCGAGCAGACCTTTAACCCCCGCCTGACGCCCACCCTGCGGGTCGATGCCGCCCGCAGCCGTCTTGGCAACGGCGGGGTGGAGGAGTCTACCCCTGGCCCGCTGCTGCTGGGGGGCAGCGACACCGACCTCGACCAGCAGGTGCGCCTCGACAGCACCCTCACCACTCGCCTGGGCACCAGCTTTGAGCTGGGGCTAACGCCCTTTGAGGGGGGGCAGTCGGTACAGTTTAGAGTTAGCCAGCCCCTGCTGCGGGGCTTTGGCACCGCCGTCAACGAAGCGCCGCTGAACCAGGCCCGTCTGGGCGAAACCCGCAACCAGCTGGCCCTGCGCAGCACCGTGATCGATACGTTGACCACCGCCATTCTCAGCTACAACGAGCTGATCAACGCCCAGGCCCAGGTCGAGATTCAGGCCCAGGCTCTGGAGCGGCGGCAGCAGCAGCTCGACATTTTACAGGCATTGGTAAACGCGGGGCGGCGGGCACCCATTGAGCTGTTTGACCCCGAGCGATCCCTCGCCGATGCCCAGCGCAGCCTGGTGAATGCCCAAAACCAGCTCGACCAGGCCAACAGCGCCCTGCTCAACCTGATTGGCACCGATCGCAGCCTGCGCTTTGTCGCCTCGGTGGAAACCATCGCCGAGCTGTTTGCCGCCGCTGCGGCCCAGATCGCCACCTACCAACCCGAGGAGCTGGTGGCCCTGGCCCTGGCCCAGCGCACCGACTACCGGCAGGCCCAGCTCCAGCGGCAGCAGCAGGAACTCGACCTGGTGGTGGCCCAGGACAATCTGCGCTGGCAGCTCAACGCCGTGGCCGACGGTACCCTGGGCGATGGCTCCCGCAGCGCTGTGGGGCTGGTGGCCAGCCGCACCTTCGGCGACCCCAATCCCGAAACCAGCCGCCTGGCCAGCGAGATTACTCTGCAACAGCAGGACAACACCCTGGCCCAGCTGCAAGACCAGATTCGCAACGATGCGATCGCCGGGCTCAACGCCGCCCAGGCCAGCCTGCTCCAGGTGGAGGCCGCCGAGCGGGCCACCCTCAACGCCCGTCGCCAGCTCGCCGCCGACCAGGAGCAGTTTCGCCTGGGCCGAGGCAACACCACCCTATTTCAGCTGATCAACCAGGAAGAAGCCCTGGTGACAGCCGAAAGCAACGAGCTGGCGGCCCGCATTGCCTTTCTCGACAGCGTGGCCCAGCTCGAGCAGACGGTGGGCATTACCCTCGATCGCTGGATGACGGTGCTGGAAATTGATCCTGAGTTGCGGGAGTAG
- a CDS encoding Uma2 family endonuclease: MTTYHAGSAPTTGVTTAPLESGDRLTRPEFERRYKNSTVKKAELIEGVVYVASPLRFQQHAEPHSRLNTWIGTYAALTPGTRSGIEPTVRLDLDNEPQPDIVLLIDAAAGGQARLSPDGYLEGTPELVIEIAASSAAIDLGDKKQAYRRNGVPEYLVWQVYENRLDWFYLVDGDYQPLPTDADGLMRSTIFPGLWLTVTALLQGNMGLVLAGLQAGIQSAEHQQFVASLQP, encoded by the coding sequence ATGACAACCTATCACGCTGGTTCAGCTCCAACCACTGGTGTCACAACAGCTCCGCTGGAGAGCGGCGATCGCCTGACTCGCCCCGAATTCGAGCGGCGCTACAAAAACTCCACCGTTAAAAAAGCTGAACTCATCGAAGGAGTTGTGTATGTGGCCTCACCCCTCAGGTTTCAGCAGCACGCCGAACCCCACAGTCGCCTAAACACTTGGATAGGCACCTACGCGGCTCTAACCCCCGGCACTCGATCGGGCATTGAACCCACAGTCCGCCTTGACCTCGACAACGAGCCTCAGCCCGACATTGTGCTGCTGATCGATGCAGCCGCTGGCGGCCAGGCCCGCCTCAGCCCCGATGGCTATCTCGAAGGCACTCCTGAACTGGTGATTGAGATTGCCGCCAGCAGCGCTGCCATTGATCTGGGCGACAAAAAACAGGCTTACCGCCGCAATGGCGTGCCCGAATACCTCGTTTGGCAAGTGTACGAAAACCGACTGGACTGGTTCTATTTAGTCGATGGCGACTACCAACCTTTGCCGACGGATGCCGATGGTCTGATGCGCAGCACCATCTTTCCGGGGCTGTGGTTAACGGTGACGGCGCTGTTGCAGGGCAATATGGGGCTGGTTCTGGCCGGGCTACAGGCAGGTATCCAATCCGCCGAACATCAGCAGTTCGTAGCGAGCTTACAGCCATAG
- a CDS encoding ABC transporter permease, translating into MPLSPLDLSLTTLRDLTGNWVRSGLTALGIFMGVAAVNATLNIDTIAHRVLQAQLAARDNPSVTAVVSGGRGRPAVEFDAAQMAELEQSVPGVASLSRVAYLWRVSEVRGAGTVTSNFQAMSISATYQRTTGRQVLEGRFFDAEDFDAFRPVAIIDTVLAQQLFETASPLGEGIFIDSTRFTVVGLIETKNIEGNEDGEPSGTLWVPEPYGNILTGSSRTWRHLEVGLRDLNDYDTVPDQVVAQLEQMFPGYDVYTWGNVQDLYEEDQRQQASLRVLKAVGLLSLVIGGVGIANITIAAIMERTREIGLRRAIGATDLEIMAQFIAEAALLSLIGGTAAVATVHGLTKVATTTVFEAPYEFNWRDAALSMGAAFGVGVGASFLPALRVTQIDVVQALRGE; encoded by the coding sequence ATGCCCCTCTCCCCCCTCGACCTCAGCCTCACCACCCTGCGCGATCTAACCGGCAACTGGGTGCGATCGGGCCTCACTGCCCTGGGCATTTTCATGGGGGTTGCCGCCGTCAACGCCACCCTCAACATCGACACCATTGCCCACCGGGTGCTGCAAGCGCAGCTGGCGGCGAGGGACAACCCCAGCGTTACGGCAGTGGTGTCGGGGGGACGAGGCCGACCGGCCGTGGAGTTTGATGCCGCCCAAATGGCTGAACTGGAACAGTCTGTACCCGGCGTTGCCAGCCTGAGCCGCGTGGCCTACCTCTGGCGGGTGAGCGAAGTGCGCGGGGCGGGCACGGTGACCAGCAATTTTCAGGCAATGAGTATCTCTGCAACCTACCAGCGCACCACCGGGCGGCAGGTGCTCGAGGGGCGCTTCTTCGATGCCGAAGACTTCGATGCCTTTCGACCCGTGGCTATCATCGATACTGTCCTGGCCCAACAGCTGTTTGAAACGGCTTCACCCCTGGGAGAAGGGATCTTCATCGACAGCACCCGCTTCACCGTGGTCGGCCTGATCGAAACCAAAAACATTGAGGGCAATGAAGACGGCGAGCCCTCCGGCACGCTGTGGGTGCCAGAGCCCTACGGCAACATTTTGACCGGCAGCTCGCGCACCTGGCGACACCTGGAAGTCGGTTTACGCGACCTCAACGACTACGACACCGTACCCGATCAGGTGGTCGCCCAGCTGGAGCAGATGTTTCCGGGGTACGACGTCTACACCTGGGGCAATGTCCAAGACCTCTACGAAGAAGATCAGCGCCAGCAGGCTTCCCTGCGCGTGCTCAAGGCGGTTGGTCTGCTGTCGCTGGTGATTGGCGGGGTCGGCATCGCCAACATCACCATCGCCGCCATTATGGAGCGCACCCGCGAGATCGGCCTGCGCCGCGCCATTGGGGCCACCGATCTCGAAATCATGGCCCAGTTCATTGCCGAGGCCGCCCTGCTCAGCCTGATCGGCGGCACTGCGGCGGTGGCCACCGTCCACGGGCTGACTAAAGTAGCGACCACCACCGTGTTTGAGGCCCCCTACGAGTTCAACTGGCGCGACGCGGCCCTGTCCATGGGGGCAGCCTTTGGGGTGGGGGTGGGGGCCAGCTTTTTGCCCGCCCTGCGGGTGACGCAGATCGACGTGGTGCAGGCGCTAAGAGGAGAGTGA
- a CDS encoding polysaccharide biosynthesis tyrosine autokinase, translating to MKSDTTNLLPYPSTEPPSVSSSEETLDLGRVFSALRRKALLILAITLATGVLAGLRAKLSPPTYSAVFEILIQPPTGEAQVASSITGQPVQSNDTLLALDDQVRILTSPGVLDSVVEQVKAENLPICSSIFAAPAADSAGGSDLGLNPNEACYRRIRQQLNIQLTEAGRNNNAPASRIFRSQVVGGTPAEVQRIADLISQRFLEYGLETRQRDIQQGIAFLDDKLPEVRDQVDSLQRDLEALRQNNNLITPESRGNQLTSQINTYESEYLNVLVELEGTLNLYESLQRQLAGRPQDQAVSPVLSDNARYQALIQELLRLDNAIAEASTLFLDSSPDLQALKEQRQNLLQLLAREGSNAQQELALQLEGLETREAALRQTLNSLSVEVDSLASVARQFTDLDRELLIATENLTQLLARRETLQIEAAQRELPWELITPPTLTISNESLMRNGALGLILGLFLGIGVALLLDAQKDVLYSPSDLKRITPVPILGIIPHSVVVEKGYDEAYLLSLYQLAIAPAERRSPSLYSNGSTPPDGMHSFREAFRSLAANLQRVNAEKPIKSLVISSADDQVADSTTAAYLAWAVAEMGQRVLLVDADFRLPHLHNFLDLPNEKGLSNILAGEMELKQVIKRSPKEPNLFVLTAGSATSDPVRLLSSSKIQQFIAKTEGYFDLVIYDAPPFTEYADASLIAAEASGLALVSHLGTVKSAQLEQALEKLWISKIPLVGLIAKEYVSKGALLPIG from the coding sequence ATGAAATCTGACACCACAAACCTGCTGCCCTACCCATCTACCGAGCCCCCCAGCGTTTCCAGCAGTGAGGAGACCCTCGATCTGGGGCGGGTGTTTTCGGCCCTGCGCCGCAAAGCCCTGCTCATTTTAGCCATTACCCTGGCCACGGGTGTCCTGGCCGGACTGCGGGCTAAGCTCAGCCCCCCCACCTACTCGGCGGTGTTTGAGATTCTGATTCAGCCGCCCACGGGCGAAGCGCAGGTGGCCTCCTCAATTACCGGTCAGCCGGTACAGTCCAACGACACCCTGCTGGCCCTCGACGATCAGGTGAGAATTTTGACCAGCCCCGGAGTACTGGACTCGGTAGTTGAACAGGTCAAAGCCGAAAACCTACCCATCTGTAGCAGCATCTTTGCGGCCCCCGCCGCCGACAGTGCCGGTGGTTCTGACCTGGGCCTAAATCCCAACGAGGCCTGCTACCGCCGGATTCGCCAACAGCTCAACATTCAGCTGACCGAGGCTGGCAGAAACAACAACGCCCCCGCCAGCCGCATCTTTCGATCGCAGGTGGTAGGCGGCACCCCCGCCGAGGTGCAGCGAATTGCCGATTTAATTTCCCAAAGGTTTTTGGAGTACGGGTTAGAGACCCGGCAGCGCGATATTCAGCAGGGCATTGCCTTTTTAGACGACAAACTGCCGGAGGTCAGAGACCAGGTAGACAGTCTTCAGCGGGATCTGGAGGCCCTCCGCCAAAACAACAATTTAATCACCCCAGAGTCTAGGGGCAATCAGCTCACCAGCCAAATCAACACCTACGAAAGCGAGTATCTAAACGTGCTGGTTGAGCTGGAGGGCACCCTCAACCTGTACGAGAGCCTGCAGCGGCAGCTGGCCGGTCGGCCCCAGGATCAGGCGGTGTCGCCAGTGCTGAGCGACAATGCCCGCTACCAGGCCCTGATCCAAGAACTGCTGCGGCTAGACAACGCCATTGCCGAGGCCTCGACCCTGTTTCTCGACAGCAGTCCCGACCTGCAAGCCCTCAAGGAGCAGCGGCAAAACCTGCTGCAGCTGCTGGCCCGCGAGGGCAGCAACGCCCAGCAAGAGCTGGCCCTCCAGCTCGAGGGGCTAGAAACCCGCGAAGCCGCCCTGCGGCAGACCCTGAACTCCCTCAGTGTCGAGGTCGATTCGCTGGCTTCCGTGGCCCGCCAGTTTACCGATCTCGATCGCGAGCTGCTGATTGCCACCGAAAATCTCACTCAGCTGCTGGCCCGGCGCGAAACCCTCCAGATTGAGGCGGCCCAGCGCGAGCTGCCCTGGGAGTTAATTACCCCGCCGACGCTGACCATCAGCAACGAGAGCCTGATGCGCAATGGGGCTTTGGGCCTGATCCTAGGGCTGTTCCTGGGCATTGGCGTTGCCCTCTTGCTCGATGCCCAAAAGGATGTGCTTTACAGCCCCAGCGATCTAAAGCGGATTACGCCGGTGCCCATTCTGGGCATTATTCCCCACAGCGTGGTGGTGGAGAAGGGCTACGACGAGGCCTATCTGCTGTCGCTGTACCAGCTGGCGATCGCCCCTGCCGAACGGCGATCGCCCTCCCTCTACAGCAATGGCTCTACCCCACCCGACGGCATGCACAGCTTCAGAGAAGCCTTCCGATCGCTGGCCGCCAACCTACAGCGGGTGAATGCCGAAAAGCCGATCAAATCCCTGGTGATTAGCTCCGCCGATGATCAGGTGGCCGACTCTACCACCGCCGCCTACCTGGCCTGGGCCGTAGCCGAAATGGGCCAGCGGGTGCTGCTGGTAGACGCTGACTTTCGCCTGCCGCACCTGCACAACTTTTTAGACCTGCCCAACGAAAAAGGGCTGAGCAATATTTTGGCCGGGGAGATGGAGCTCAAGCAGGTGATTAAGCGATCGCCCAAGGAGCCCAACCTGTTTGTGCTCACCGCTGGCAGTGCTACTAGCGACCCAGTACGGCTGTTGTCTTCGAGCAAAATTCAGCAGTTTATCGCCAAAACCGAAGGCTACTTTGACCTGGTGATCTACGACGCTCCACCCTTTACCGAGTACGCCGACGCCTCGCTGATCGCCGCAGAGGCCAGTGGCCTGGCGCTGGTGTCTCATCTGGGTACCGTAAAATCAGCCCAGCTTGAGCAAGCTTTAGAAAAACTCTGGATTTCTAAGATTCCGCTGGTGGGGCTGATTGCCAAAGAATACGTCTCAAAGGGAGCCCTCTTACCCATTGGGTAG